A section of the Streptomyces sp. SCL15-4 genome encodes:
- a CDS encoding ATP-dependent Clp protease ATP-binding subunit has product MSMSFGAPFGGSSDPFSELLNRFFGMSPASSPPAVQRVPIGRLLTESSQTLLNLAAQRAADDGTSDLDTEHLLWAATQVEPSRRLLAQVGVEPDTLAAELAKVLPRESGAPSAQPGLTPAAKRTLRAAFARSQATGVSYIGPEHILGALIGDSDTGAARMLRAEGLDTKRLAGLTEQTAARPEAAQAERGRPATTLDEFGRDLTEEAKAGKLDPVVGRADEIEQTVEILSRRSKNNPVLIGEPGVGKTAIVEGLAQRIVADEVPGTLKGKRVVALDLSGMVAGAQYRGQFEERLKKVIEDVQAAGGDIILFIDELHTVVGAGASGEGAMDAGNMLKPALARGELHVVGATTIDEYRRYIEKDAALERRFQPVLVPEPTVEETVQILEGLRDSYEAHHQVRFDDAALAAAAELSDRYVSDRFLPDKAIDVMDQAGARVRLRGSGRSTEIVGREDHIAKLRRELDQAVSAEDFERASELKRQIAEVEGELAGIEERREGVVSVTAADIADVISRRTGIPVSRLTAGEKEKLLRLEEEMHARIVGQDEAVTAVSQAVRRNRAGMGDPNRPVGSFLFLGPTGVGKTELAKTLAALLFGGDDRMIRFDMSEFQEKHTVARLVGAPPGYVGYEEAGQLTEKVRRQPYSVVLFDEVEKAHPDIFNTLLQILDDGRLTDAQGRTVDFRHCVVIMTSNIGAHRILDHKGDVSDLKAELMEDLRGRFLPEFLNRIDDIIIFHGLTEDDLGRILDHLLDRSKHKVRAQGLDLEVTENAKKLLIAHGHQPEFGARPLRRTIQAELDNRIATLLLGGEADPGDTIVADVRDDSLHCSVRRNADAAPAPAP; this is encoded by the coding sequence ATGTCGATGTCGTTCGGTGCACCGTTCGGCGGTTCGTCGGATCCCTTCAGCGAGTTGCTGAATCGATTCTTCGGGATGTCGCCGGCGTCCTCGCCCCCAGCGGTGCAGCGTGTGCCCATCGGACGGCTGCTGACCGAGTCGTCGCAGACCTTGCTCAACCTGGCCGCGCAGCGGGCCGCCGACGACGGCACCTCCGACCTGGACACCGAACACCTGCTGTGGGCGGCCACTCAGGTCGAGCCGTCGCGCCGGCTGCTCGCGCAGGTGGGCGTGGAGCCCGACACGCTCGCCGCCGAGCTGGCCAAGGTGCTGCCCCGCGAGTCCGGCGCGCCCTCCGCGCAACCGGGCCTGACCCCGGCGGCCAAGCGCACGCTGCGCGCCGCCTTCGCCCGGTCGCAGGCCACCGGTGTCTCCTACATCGGGCCCGAGCACATCCTCGGCGCCCTGATCGGCGACAGCGACACCGGCGCCGCGCGCATGCTGCGGGCCGAGGGCCTGGACACCAAGCGCCTGGCCGGCCTCACCGAACAGACGGCGGCCCGCCCCGAGGCCGCCCAGGCCGAGCGCGGCCGGCCGGCCACCACCCTGGACGAGTTCGGCCGCGACCTGACCGAGGAGGCCAAGGCCGGCAAGCTCGACCCGGTCGTCGGACGGGCCGACGAGATCGAGCAGACCGTGGAGATCCTCTCGCGGCGCTCCAAGAACAACCCGGTGCTGATCGGCGAACCCGGGGTCGGCAAGACCGCGATCGTGGAGGGACTCGCCCAGCGCATCGTGGCCGACGAGGTCCCCGGCACGCTGAAGGGCAAGCGGGTCGTCGCACTGGACCTGTCGGGCATGGTGGCCGGTGCCCAGTACCGGGGCCAGTTCGAGGAACGGCTGAAGAAGGTCATCGAGGACGTCCAGGCGGCCGGCGGCGACATCATCCTGTTCATCGACGAACTCCACACGGTCGTCGGCGCCGGTGCCTCCGGCGAGGGCGCCATGGACGCGGGCAACATGCTCAAGCCCGCCCTCGCGCGCGGGGAACTGCACGTCGTGGGCGCCACGACCATCGACGAGTACCGCAGGTACATCGAGAAGGACGCCGCACTGGAACGCCGGTTCCAGCCGGTGCTGGTCCCGGAACCCACCGTCGAGGAGACGGTGCAGATCCTGGAGGGGTTGCGCGACTCCTACGAGGCGCACCACCAAGTCCGTTTCGACGACGCCGCGTTGGCCGCCGCCGCCGAACTGTCCGACCGGTACGTCAGCGACCGCTTCCTGCCCGACAAGGCCATCGACGTGATGGACCAGGCCGGTGCCCGGGTGCGGCTGCGCGGCAGCGGACGCTCCACCGAGATCGTCGGCCGTGAGGACCACATCGCCAAGCTGCGACGGGAACTCGACCAGGCCGTGTCCGCCGAGGACTTCGAGAGGGCGTCGGAGCTGAAGCGGCAGATCGCCGAGGTGGAGGGCGAACTCGCCGGTATCGAGGAGCGCCGCGAGGGCGTCGTCTCCGTCACGGCCGCCGACATCGCCGACGTCATCTCCCGCCGCACCGGCATCCCGGTCTCCCGGCTCACCGCCGGCGAGAAGGAGAAACTGCTGCGTCTCGAAGAGGAGATGCACGCGCGCATCGTCGGCCAGGACGAGGCGGTCACCGCCGTCTCCCAGGCCGTGCGCCGCAACCGCGCCGGAATGGGCGACCCCAACCGCCCCGTGGGATCGTTCCTCTTCCTCGGCCCGACCGGTGTCGGCAAGACCGAACTCGCCAAGACCCTCGCCGCGCTGCTGTTCGGCGGCGACGACCGCATGATCCGCTTCGACATGAGCGAGTTCCAGGAGAAGCACACCGTCGCCCGGCTGGTCGGCGCGCCTCCCGGATACGTCGGCTACGAGGAGGCGGGCCAGCTCACCGAGAAGGTCCGCCGCCAGCCCTACAGCGTGGTGCTGTTCGACGAGGTGGAGAAGGCGCATCCCGACATCTTCAACACCTTGCTGCAGATCCTGGACGACGGACGGCTGACCGACGCCCAGGGCCGCACCGTCGACTTCCGGCACTGCGTCGTCATCATGACGTCCAACATCGGCGCGCACCGCATCCTGGACCACAAGGGCGACGTGTCCGACCTCAAGGCCGAGTTGATGGAGGATCTGCGCGGCCGGTTCCTGCCGGAGTTCCTCAACCGGATCGACGACATCATCATCTTCCACGGCCTGACCGAGGACGACCTGGGCCGGATCCTGGACCATCTGCTCGACCGGAGCAAGCACAAGGTGCGTGCCCAGGGCCTGGACCTGGAGGTCACCGAGAACGCAAAGAAGCTGCTCATCGCCCACGGCCACCAACCGGAGTTCGGCGCCCGCCCGCTGCGCCGCACCATCCAGGCCGAACTCGACAACCGCATCGCCACGCTCCTGCTCGGCGGCGAGGCCGATCCCGGGGACACCATCGTCGCCGACGTGCGGGACGACTCGCTGCACT
- a CDS encoding NUDIX domain-containing protein, producing the protein MTAERAEVVVRAVVVYDGRLLLVPEAAGWGLPSGTPQPAETAEATAARVVYEITGYLVDGTEPLEPRDADGETAVLCRLLTESPSDGGRLTPDHLRWAAMAETTDTLLPPPVRRYLKGHIPHLDHRPRPS; encoded by the coding sequence ATGACAGCGGAGCGGGCCGAGGTGGTGGTGCGGGCGGTCGTCGTGTACGACGGGCGGCTGCTGCTGGTTCCGGAGGCGGCCGGCTGGGGGCTGCCCTCGGGCACCCCGCAACCGGCCGAGACAGCCGAGGCCACCGCCGCGCGGGTCGTCTACGAGATCACCGGCTACCTGGTCGACGGCACCGAGCCGCTGGAACCACGGGACGCCGACGGCGAGACGGCCGTCCTGTGCCGGCTGCTGACCGAGTCACCGTCCGACGGCGGCCGCCTCACCCCGGACCACCTGCGCTGGGCAGCGATGGCGGAGACCACGGACACCCTGCTGCCGCCGCCCGTGCGCCGTTACCTCAAGGGCCACATCCCGCACCTGGACCACCGGCCCCGCCCCTCCTGA
- a CDS encoding diacylglycerol kinase family protein, protein MRQFTAVVNPTAGGSTGAATLLHLARLLREAGAGLETEYSHSLAHAQDIARAAGERGRIVLAVGGDGIAGGIGGALSGTGTVLGLVPAGRGNDFARALDLPADPGALADILLRAEPRPVDTIEVESAVHPRTVVLGSVYAGVDAEANRHANNARLLRGAASYYAGGLRAVTTWRPADYRVTVDGTEHTHRGYTVVAANSPYYGSGRLIAPGARVDDGLLDIVLIREAPRRLFFALMNELRTGAHVRRPEVRVLRGRELRIEAGRPVPYGADGEVAATLPVTLRVRPADLPVLY, encoded by the coding sequence ATGCGCCAGTTCACCGCCGTCGTCAACCCCACCGCGGGCGGCTCCACCGGGGCGGCGACCCTGCTCCACCTGGCCCGGCTGCTGCGCGAAGCCGGGGCCGGGCTGGAGACGGAGTACAGCCACAGCCTCGCCCACGCCCAGGACATCGCCCGCGCGGCCGGCGAGCGCGGCCGGATCGTGCTGGCCGTGGGCGGCGACGGCATCGCCGGCGGCATAGGCGGCGCGCTCAGCGGCACCGGAACGGTCCTGGGCCTCGTCCCCGCCGGACGCGGCAACGACTTCGCCCGCGCGCTGGACCTGCCCGCCGACCCCGGTGCGCTGGCGGACATCCTGCTGCGCGCCGAGCCCCGGCCCGTCGACACCATCGAGGTGGAGTCGGCCGTCCACCCGCGCACGGTCGTCCTCGGCAGCGTGTACGCCGGCGTCGACGCGGAGGCCAACCGGCACGCCAACAACGCCCGGCTGCTGCGCGGCGCGGCCTCCTACTACGCGGGCGGACTGCGCGCGGTCACCACCTGGCGGCCGGCCGACTACCGCGTCACCGTCGACGGAACGGAGCACACCCACCGCGGCTACACCGTCGTGGCCGCCAACTCCCCTTACTACGGTTCCGGCCGGCTCATCGCCCCCGGTGCGCGGGTGGACGACGGGCTGCTCGACATCGTGCTGATCCGCGAGGCCCCGCGCCGGCTGTTCTTCGCCCTGATGAACGAGCTGCGGACCGGCGCCCACGTCCGCCGGCCCGAAGTACGCGTGCTGCGCGGCCGGGAACTGCGCATCGAGGCCGGCCGGCCCGTGCCCTACGGCGCCGACGGCGAGGTGGCGGCCACCCTCCCGGTCACCCTGCGCGTCCGCCCCGCCGACCTGCCGGTCCTCTACTGA
- a CDS encoding FAD-binding oxidoreductase, with translation MDMLWNGWGDPAKAAPLPDTVTGLLRDLLGVTPRASSAPGLADIRPPAVTARPAALKALAEAVGGEEHVRTDPESRIRHTRGKSTPDLLRIRAGDLADVPQAVVLPASHDQVLAALGACAAHGLAVVPFGGGTSVVGGLAPQRSAFVALDLRRMDGLLDLDPLSRTAVLQPGLRAPEAERRLNERGYTLGHFPQSFEWATIGGFAAARSSGQASAGYGRFDEMVLALTLATPEGTLHTGRAPRSAAGPDLRQLILGSEGAFGVITSVTVRIRPLPEVRVYEGWRFGSFEEGTAALRRLAQDGPRPTVLRLSDETETLIGLAQPDAIGAGPEQGGAGCLAITGYEGTAEDTAHRRARAAEVLTACGGTPIGAEPGERWAHGRYSAPYLRDALLDVGAFAETLETAAFWSRVPELYTAVRAALTDTLTQAGTPPLVMCHISHVYENGASLYFTVVSAQGEDPVAHWAPAKHAAGEAVLAAGGTISHHHGIGTDHRDWYVREAGPLGVSALRAVKRRLDPDGLLNPGVLLPTD, from the coding sequence ATGGACATGCTGTGGAACGGCTGGGGCGACCCGGCCAAGGCGGCACCGCTGCCCGACACGGTGACCGGGCTGCTGCGCGACCTGCTCGGCGTCACGCCGCGCGCATCCTCCGCACCCGGCCTCGCGGACATCCGCCCGCCCGCCGTCACGGCCCGCCCCGCCGCCCTCAAGGCGCTCGCCGAGGCCGTCGGCGGCGAGGAGCACGTCCGCACGGACCCCGAGAGCCGCATCCGGCACACCCGCGGCAAGTCCACCCCCGACCTGCTGCGCATCCGCGCCGGCGACCTCGCCGACGTGCCCCAGGCCGTCGTCCTGCCCGCGAGCCACGACCAGGTCCTCGCCGCGCTCGGTGCCTGCGCCGCGCACGGCCTGGCCGTCGTGCCCTTCGGCGGCGGCACCTCCGTAGTCGGCGGACTCGCCCCGCAGCGCAGCGCGTTCGTCGCCCTCGACCTGCGCCGCATGGACGGCCTGCTCGACCTCGACCCTCTCTCGCGCACCGCCGTCCTCCAGCCCGGCCTGCGCGCTCCCGAGGCCGAACGGCGGCTCAACGAACGCGGCTACACCCTCGGCCACTTCCCGCAGTCCTTCGAGTGGGCCACCATCGGCGGGTTCGCCGCCGCCCGCTCCAGCGGACAGGCGTCCGCCGGCTACGGCCGCTTCGACGAGATGGTGCTCGCCCTCACCCTCGCCACCCCCGAGGGCACCCTCCACACGGGCCGCGCCCCGCGCTCCGCCGCCGGACCCGACCTGCGTCAGCTGATCCTCGGCTCCGAGGGCGCCTTCGGCGTCATCACCTCCGTCACCGTACGGATCCGCCCGCTGCCCGAGGTCCGGGTGTACGAGGGCTGGCGCTTCGGCTCCTTCGAGGAAGGCACCGCCGCGCTGCGCCGGCTCGCCCAGGACGGGCCCCGGCCGACCGTGCTGCGCCTGTCCGACGAGACCGAGACGCTCATCGGACTCGCCCAGCCCGACGCGATCGGCGCCGGCCCGGAACAGGGCGGCGCCGGATGCCTGGCGATCACCGGCTACGAGGGCACGGCCGAGGACACCGCGCACCGCCGGGCGCGGGCGGCGGAGGTCCTGACGGCCTGCGGCGGCACCCCGATCGGCGCCGAACCCGGCGAACGCTGGGCGCACGGCCGCTACTCCGCGCCCTATCTGCGCGACGCCCTCCTCGACGTCGGCGCCTTCGCCGAGACACTGGAGACCGCCGCGTTCTGGTCCCGCGTCCCCGAGCTGTACACGGCCGTCCGCGCCGCCCTGACCGACACCCTCACCCAGGCCGGCACCCCGCCCCTGGTCATGTGCCACATCTCCCACGTGTACGAGAACGGCGCCTCGCTGTACTTCACCGTCGTCAGCGCCCAGGGCGAGGACCCGGTGGCCCACTGGGCGCCCGCCAAGCACGCGGCGGGCGAAGCCGTCCTCGCGGCCGGCGGCACCATCTCCCACCACCACGGGATCGGCACCGACCACCGCGACTGGTACGTCCGCGAGGCCGGCCCGCTCGGCGTCTCGGCCCTGCGCGCCGTCAAGCGCCGCCTGGACCCGGACGGCCTGCTCAACCCCGGCGTCCTGCTGCCCACCGACTGA
- a CDS encoding helix-turn-helix domain-containing protein, with translation MTPIRHNGADSDSVLDAARDCVLAVGVRRTTLADVARRAGVSRMTLYRRWPDLRSLVGDLMTREWIDVATRAMPAPAPAVGTRARIVDGLVAGVEAFRAHPLFRKIVDVDPELLLPYVLDRRGASQEALLALLGDALREGHADGSVRPGHIERQARTVLLTVQSFALSLRTMTDEDDPELDSAAFLGELRALLERTLTP, from the coding sequence ATGACGCCTATTCGTCACAACGGTGCGGACAGCGATTCGGTCCTCGACGCGGCACGCGACTGTGTGCTGGCCGTCGGCGTGCGGCGCACCACGCTCGCCGACGTCGCCCGCCGCGCCGGTGTCTCCCGGATGACGCTCTACCGGCGCTGGCCGGATCTGCGGAGTCTGGTGGGCGATCTGATGACCCGGGAGTGGATCGACGTGGCCACCCGGGCGATGCCGGCCCCCGCGCCCGCCGTCGGCACCCGCGCCCGGATCGTGGACGGGCTGGTGGCCGGGGTCGAGGCGTTCCGGGCGCATCCCCTCTTCCGCAAGATCGTCGACGTCGATCCGGAGCTGCTGCTGCCCTATGTGCTCGACCGGCGCGGTGCCAGTCAGGAGGCGCTGCTGGCACTGCTGGGCGACGCGCTGCGCGAGGGCCACGCGGACGGTTCCGTGCGGCCCGGCCACATCGAACGGCAGGCGCGCACAGTGCTGTTGACCGTGCAGTCCTTCGCCCTGTCCCTGCGCACGATGACCGACGAGGACGATCCGGAGCTGGACTCCGCCGCATTCCTCGGTGAACTGCGCGCCCTTCTGGAGAGGACCCTGACGCCATGA
- a CDS encoding glycerol-3-phosphate dehydrogenase/oxidase, which produces MSHTEAAPGSSLSAHRRVRELAEAADGRVADVLVVGLGATGAGAALDAAARGLDVVAVDAHDLAFGTSRWSSKLIHGGLRYLASAQFDVAHESAVERGVLMTRTAPHLVAAHPFVLPLTPLVSRSQAALAWAGFRAGDMLRLAARTPRQVLPAPRRLPATEARHLAPSVRAAGLRGGLLSWDGRVTDDARLVTALARTAAAHGARVLTRVRALELTGTGARIRDELTGEEGEIRARAVINAAGVWAGGLAGGIRIRPSRGTHLVLRSERLGALPAGLHIPIPGETNRFVLVLPQGDGRVYVGLTDEPVDGGIPDVPEVPETDIGFLLDVLGSVLDAPVAREDVVGAFAGLRPLLDTSAGAADGDPARTSDISRRHAVLTSPDGVTTVVGGKLTTYRRMAQDAVDAAAGASGLRAAPSPTAALPLTGAAAPGRLRALPAPRRLVQRYGTEAVAVHALAAEDPALAEPVLPGHPVTRAELLWALRHEGALDASDLLDRRTRIGLVPEDRAEALAAAREMLERAPAGRP; this is translated from the coding sequence ATGAGCCACACCGAGGCCGCGCCCGGCTCGTCCCTGAGCGCGCACCGGCGGGTCCGGGAACTGGCCGAGGCCGCGGACGGCCGGGTGGCCGACGTCCTGGTGGTCGGGCTCGGCGCTACGGGCGCCGGGGCGGCGCTGGACGCGGCGGCCCGCGGGCTGGACGTCGTCGCGGTGGACGCCCACGACCTGGCCTTCGGCACCTCCCGCTGGAGCTCGAAGCTGATCCACGGCGGGCTGCGCTATCTGGCGTCGGCGCAGTTCGACGTGGCCCACGAGAGCGCGGTGGAGCGGGGCGTGCTGATGACCCGTACGGCGCCGCACCTGGTGGCCGCCCACCCGTTCGTGCTGCCGCTGACCCCGCTGGTGTCCCGGTCCCAGGCCGCGCTGGCGTGGGCCGGGTTCCGGGCCGGGGACATGCTGCGGCTGGCCGCCCGTACGCCACGGCAGGTGCTGCCCGCGCCGCGCCGGCTGCCGGCGACCGAGGCACGTCATCTGGCGCCCTCGGTCCGCGCGGCCGGGCTGCGCGGCGGGCTGCTGTCCTGGGACGGCCGGGTGACCGACGACGCCCGCCTGGTGACCGCGCTCGCCCGGACGGCCGCCGCGCACGGCGCCCGGGTGCTGACCCGGGTGCGGGCACTGGAGCTGACCGGGACGGGCGCCCGTATCCGGGACGAACTCACCGGCGAGGAGGGCGAGATCAGGGCGCGCGCCGTGATCAACGCGGCCGGGGTGTGGGCGGGCGGCCTCGCCGGAGGGATCCGGATCCGTCCGTCGCGCGGCACTCATCTGGTGCTCCGCTCGGAGCGGCTCGGCGCCCTGCCGGCCGGACTGCACATCCCGATCCCCGGTGAGACCAACCGCTTCGTGCTGGTACTGCCCCAAGGGGACGGCCGGGTCTACGTCGGCCTGACCGACGAACCGGTGGACGGCGGGATCCCGGACGTGCCCGAGGTGCCCGAGACCGACATCGGCTTCCTGCTGGACGTGCTCGGCTCCGTCCTGGACGCCCCGGTGGCCCGGGAGGACGTGGTCGGCGCCTTCGCCGGGCTGCGCCCGCTGCTGGACACCTCCGCCGGCGCCGCGGACGGCGACCCGGCCCGTACCTCCGACATCTCCCGCCGGCACGCGGTGCTCACCTCTCCCGACGGTGTCACCACCGTGGTCGGCGGCAAGCTCACCACCTACCGGCGGATGGCGCAGGATGCCGTGGACGCCGCCGCCGGGGCCAGCGGCCTGCGCGCCGCCCCCTCCCCCACCGCCGCCCTGCCCCTGACCGGCGCCGCCGCCCCCGGACGGCTGCGGGCGCTCCCCGCACCGCGCCGCCTGGTCCAGCGCTACGGCACCGAGGCCGTGGCCGTGCACGCCCTCGCCGCCGAGGACCCCGCCCTGGCCGAGCCCGTGCTCCCCGGCCACCCCGTCACCCGCGCCGAACTCCTGTGGGCACTCCGTCACGAAGGCGCGCTGGACGCGTCCGACCTCCTGGACCGCCGCACCCGGATCGGCCTGGTCCCCGAAGACCGCGCGGAAGCGCTCGCCGCCGCACGGGAAATGCTGGAGCGGGCACCGGCCGGCCGTCCCTGA
- a CDS encoding SAM-dependent methyltransferase, with product MTENGYETVTIDTSRPHPARIYDYLLGGKDNYEVDQQAGDALAAAAPEARIGVRANRAFLQRAVRYVVGSGVRQILDIGTGLPTSPNVHEVAQSVAPEVRVAYVDNDPIVAAHGNALLSRSGTTRIVLGDLRDPRAVLDHPDVRQLIDFDQPVALLLVAILHFLADTDRPAEIVATLRDALPAGSFLVLSHATGDFADRSAAQDVYTNATASLHLRGRSEVERFFDGFELVEPGLAQVPFWRPDAPPPPRSEEIGFYGAVARKTA from the coding sequence GTGACAGAGAACGGCTACGAGACCGTCACCATCGACACCAGCAGACCGCACCCCGCGCGGATCTACGACTATCTGCTGGGCGGCAAGGACAACTACGAGGTGGACCAGCAGGCGGGCGACGCGCTCGCCGCCGCGGCCCCCGAGGCCCGCATCGGCGTCCGGGCGAACCGCGCCTTTCTGCAGCGTGCCGTGCGGTACGTGGTGGGCAGCGGGGTGCGGCAGATCCTGGACATCGGCACCGGGCTGCCCACCTCGCCGAACGTGCACGAGGTCGCCCAGTCGGTGGCGCCCGAGGTGCGCGTGGCCTACGTCGACAACGACCCGATCGTCGCCGCGCACGGCAACGCCCTGCTCAGCCGGTCCGGTACGACCCGGATCGTCCTCGGCGACCTGCGCGATCCGCGCGCCGTCCTGGACCATCCCGACGTCCGCCAGCTCATCGACTTCGACCAGCCGGTCGCGCTGCTCCTCGTGGCGATCCTGCACTTCCTCGCCGACACCGACCGGCCCGCCGAGATCGTGGCCACGCTGCGCGACGCGCTGCCCGCCGGCAGCTTCCTGGTGCTCTCGCACGCCACGGGCGACTTCGCCGACCGCTCCGCCGCCCAGGACGTGTACACCAACGCGACCGCGTCCCTGCACCTGCGCGGCCGGTCCGAGGTGGAGCGGTTCTTCGACGGTTTCGAGCTGGTCGAACCGGGCCTCGCCCAGGTGCCGTTCTGGCGCCCGGACGCCCCGCCGCCGCCCCGCTCCGAGGAGATCGGCTTCTACGGCGCGGTGGCCCGCAAGACCGCCTGA
- a CDS encoding glutamate--cysteine ligase gives MGRDVPALVFTREDRRRYRIKMQGCLDALARMLREARFESERPQVGLEVELNLVDDEAEPAMRNTDVLAAISDPAWSTELGRFNLEINVPPRRLTAGGPDAWEAEIRAALNHADERARSVGARLITIGILPTLRQAEIGEAALSENPRYRLLNDQIFAARGEDLRIEIDGPDRLRTYADTITPEAACTSTQFHLQVSPEEFAGYWNAAQAIAGVQVALAANSPFLFGKELWHETRIPLFEQATDTRPEEIKVQGVRPRVWFGERWINSVFDLFEENLRYFPALLPLCDEQDPVETLDRGDIPALPELTLHNGTIYRWNRPVYAVSRDRPHIRVENRVLPAGPTVADTLANGAFYYGLTRALVEEDRPVWSRMSFAAAEDNLHTAARLGIDAPLYWPGMGEAPAPELVLRRLLPLAHRGLELSGMDAAWREPLLGVIEQRCVTARNGAVWQKEMFHHMTAAAHAGRHEALRRMTQVYIDYMHLNAPVHTWPVD, from the coding sequence ATGGGACGGGACGTCCCGGCGCTCGTCTTCACCCGCGAGGACCGCCGCCGGTACCGGATCAAGATGCAGGGGTGCCTGGACGCGCTGGCGCGGATGCTGCGCGAGGCGCGTTTCGAGTCGGAGCGGCCCCAGGTCGGCCTGGAGGTGGAGCTGAACCTGGTGGACGACGAGGCCGAGCCGGCGATGCGCAACACCGATGTGCTGGCGGCGATCTCCGACCCCGCCTGGTCCACCGAGCTGGGCCGGTTCAACCTGGAGATCAACGTTCCGCCCCGGCGGCTGACCGCGGGCGGTCCGGACGCCTGGGAGGCGGAGATCCGCGCCGCGCTGAACCACGCCGACGAGCGGGCCCGGTCGGTCGGCGCCCGGCTGATCACGATCGGGATCCTGCCCACCCTGCGGCAGGCGGAGATCGGCGAGGCCGCGTTGTCGGAGAACCCGCGCTACCGGCTGCTCAACGACCAGATCTTCGCGGCCCGGGGCGAGGACCTGCGCATCGAGATCGACGGGCCGGACCGGCTGCGGACCTACGCCGACACCATCACTCCGGAGGCGGCGTGCACCAGTACGCAGTTCCACCTCCAGGTGTCGCCGGAGGAGTTCGCCGGGTACTGGAACGCGGCCCAGGCGATCGCCGGGGTGCAGGTCGCGCTCGCGGCCAACTCGCCGTTCCTGTTCGGCAAGGAACTGTGGCACGAGACCCGGATCCCGCTGTTCGAGCAGGCCACCGACACCCGCCCGGAGGAGATCAAGGTGCAGGGCGTGCGGCCCCGGGTGTGGTTCGGGGAGCGGTGGATCAACAGCGTCTTCGACCTGTTCGAGGAGAACCTGCGCTACTTCCCGGCCCTGCTCCCGCTGTGCGACGAGCAGGACCCGGTGGAGACGCTGGACCGCGGCGACATCCCCGCGCTGCCCGAACTCACCCTGCACAACGGCACGATCTACCGCTGGAACCGGCCGGTGTACGCCGTCTCCCGCGACCGGCCGCACATCCGGGTGGAGAACCGGGTGCTGCCCGCCGGCCCGACCGTCGCCGACACCCTCGCCAACGGCGCGTTCTACTACGGCCTGACCCGGGCGCTGGTGGAGGAGGACCGGCCGGTGTGGTCGCGGATGTCCTTCGCCGCCGCCGAGGACAATCTGCACACCGCCGCCCGGCTCGGCATCGACGCGCCGCTGTACTGGCCGGGGATGGGCGAGGCACCGGCGCCGGAGCTGGTGCTGCGGCGGCTGCTGCCGCTCGCGCACCGCGGCCTGGAACTCTCCGGCATGGACGCGGCCTGGCGGGAGCCGCTGCTCGGGGTGATCGAGCAGCGGTGTGTGACGGCGCGCAACGGTGCGGTGTGGCAGAAGGAGATGTTCCACCACATGACCGCCGCCGCGCACGCCGGCCGGCACGAGGCGCTGCGCCGGATGACCCAGGTGTACATCGACTACATGCACCTCAACGCCCCGGTGCACACCTGGCCGGTCGACTGA
- a CDS encoding helix-turn-helix domain-containing protein, whose protein sequence is MDENHDSAACKRVDDGITRVFQLLGKRWSGPIVAVLVEQPAYFADLRRAIPGISERMLSDRLAELGAAGLVLREVDEGPPLRVSYRLTGAGAALEPALRELAQWAKSHLPDVSGCTGTALDRP, encoded by the coding sequence ATGGACGAGAACCACGACAGCGCGGCCTGCAAGCGGGTGGACGACGGCATCACCCGTGTCTTCCAGCTCCTCGGCAAGCGCTGGAGCGGGCCGATCGTGGCCGTCCTGGTGGAACAGCCCGCGTACTTCGCCGACCTGCGGCGGGCCATCCCCGGCATCAGCGAACGCATGCTCTCCGACCGGCTCGCCGAACTCGGCGCCGCCGGCCTCGTCCTGCGCGAGGTCGACGAAGGCCCCCCGTTGCGCGTCTCCTACCGGCTGACCGGGGCCGGCGCCGCCCTGGAACCCGCGCTCCGCGAGCTGGCCCAGTGGGCCAAGTCCCACCTGCCGGACGTCTCAGGGTGCACCGGCACCGCACTGGACCGGCCCTAG